Proteins encoded by one window of Salmonirosea aquatica:
- a CDS encoding sugar porter family MFS transporter, which translates to MSNAGKIFLWSISAALGGFLFGFDTAVISGAEQTLQILWNSSAFEHGLTVSIALIGTVIGALYGGVPADKYGRKISLLIVAVLYLVSALGSGLATGWFMFLIFRFIGGVGVGISSVVAPMYISEIAPPSRRGRLVALFQFNIVLGILVSYLSNYALEGIGENAWRWMLGVEAIPALLFMVTLFFIPESPRWLILKRNKIHEAREILNVSDSEEAERVVVAILKSQHQSTTGSYKDLFKPLYKTPVRLAVLFALFNQLSGINAIIYYAPRVFEMAGLGKESALLSSAGIGLVNLLATLLGLSLIDKFGRKFLMYVGTLGVIAALVLVANAFFSENLGGAQVPIYLFIYIAFFALSQGAVIWVFISEIFPNDIRAYGQSLGSFTHWIAAAIISFIFPYIAQTFGGGPTFSFFAGMMVLQLLFVWRMMPETKGTSLEGIEEKVVAA; encoded by the coding sequence ATGAGCAACGCTGGTAAGATTTTCCTTTGGTCCATTTCCGCTGCTTTGGGCGGCTTTCTCTTCGGCTTCGACACGGCGGTGATTTCCGGCGCCGAGCAAACCCTGCAAATCCTCTGGAATTCCAGCGCTTTCGAACACGGCCTGACCGTGTCCATTGCCCTCATCGGCACGGTGATTGGTGCCTTGTACGGGGGGGTACCGGCCGATAAGTATGGCCGCAAAATCAGCCTGCTGATCGTAGCCGTTCTGTATTTGGTATCGGCATTGGGCTCCGGCCTGGCCACGGGCTGGTTCATGTTTTTGATCTTCCGGTTTATCGGCGGAGTAGGGGTAGGTATCTCGTCGGTAGTGGCACCCATGTACATTTCCGAGATCGCACCTCCCTCGCGGCGGGGACGGCTGGTAGCGTTGTTTCAGTTCAATATCGTGCTGGGCATCCTGGTGTCTTATCTTTCCAACTACGCCCTAGAAGGCATCGGCGAAAACGCCTGGCGGTGGATGCTGGGTGTAGAGGCGATTCCGGCGCTACTCTTCATGGTCACGCTCTTTTTCATACCCGAAAGCCCGCGCTGGCTGATCTTGAAACGGAATAAAATCCACGAAGCGCGGGAAATTCTCAACGTGAGCGATTCGGAAGAAGCCGAGCGGGTCGTGGTCGCCATTCTGAAAAGTCAACATCAGTCCACCACGGGTAGCTATAAAGATTTATTCAAGCCGCTGTATAAAACGCCCGTCCGGCTGGCTGTGCTGTTCGCGCTGTTCAACCAATTGTCGGGTATCAACGCTATCATCTACTACGCACCGCGCGTGTTCGAGATGGCCGGGTTGGGGAAAGAATCGGCGCTGCTCTCCTCGGCGGGTATCGGGCTCGTCAACCTGCTGGCTACCTTGCTGGGGCTGTCGCTGATCGACAAGTTTGGCCGGAAATTTCTGATGTACGTAGGTACCCTGGGCGTCATTGCGGCGCTGGTACTGGTGGCCAACGCTTTTTTCAGCGAAAACCTGGGCGGCGCGCAGGTACCCATTTACCTGTTCATCTACATTGCCTTTTTCGCCCTGTCGCAGGGAGCCGTGATCTGGGTCTTTATTTCCGAGATTTTCCCCAACGATATCCGGGCCTACGGGCAGTCGCTGGGTAGCTTTACGCACTGGATCGCCGCCGCCATTATTTCGTTCATTTTTCCCTACATCGCCCAGACCTTCGGCGGCGGACCTACCTTTTCCTTTTTTGCTGGGATGATGGTACTGCAATTGCTGTTCGTCTGGCGCATGATGCCCGAAACCAAAGGTACCTCCCTGGAAGGCATCGAGGAAAAGGTGGTGGCCGCTTAA
- a CDS encoding GMC oxidoreductase has translation MSDKLVCAYQQTDTTTYEAIVIGSGISGGWAAKELCEQGVKTLVLERGRPIEHIKDYPTATMNPWDFEYRGRMPKEYLEENPLISRAAGFGADTAHFFIKDADHPYVQEKPFDWIRGYQVGGKSIIWGRACQRWSDFEFTAPSRFGYGLDWPIRYADVAPWYAHVEKFIGVCGQKDGLEAMPDGEFMKPFDLNCVEAHIQQKLKSHYQDRHVVHARWAQLTEPQPVHHQQGRASCQARNLCMRGCPYGGYFSSVSSTLPWAQATGNLTIRPFSVVHSIIYDEQKGKAVGVRVIDTNTQETIDYFARIIFLNASALNSNLILLNSKSSRFPEGLGNDNGLLGKYIAFHNYRASVSAAMDGFEDKYYFGRNPTEPILVNYRNLHRQDTDYLGGFTTFLGAYRTRGAADGKVPSFGAAFKESQSHPGPWRTYMYMQGETIPKASNEVRLSKTETDPWGIPLLVTSVGYDENDEKMIKDFLTQSTEMLEKAGARDIRQHDSHQAPGLDIHEMGGVRMGRNPKTSLLNEWNQLHTVKNVFVTDGACMTSTGNQSPSILYMALTARAATHAVAEMKKGNL, from the coding sequence ATGAGCGATAAATTAGTTTGTGCCTACCAGCAGACCGATACCACTACCTACGAGGCCATCGTAATTGGTTCGGGCATCAGCGGCGGCTGGGCGGCCAAGGAACTCTGCGAGCAGGGAGTCAAGACCCTGGTGCTGGAACGCGGCCGCCCCATCGAGCATATCAAGGATTACCCCACGGCTACCATGAATCCCTGGGATTTTGAGTACCGGGGCCGAATGCCGAAAGAATATCTGGAAGAGAATCCGCTGATTAGCCGGGCGGCGGGTTTTGGGGCCGACACAGCCCATTTTTTTATCAAAGACGCCGACCACCCCTACGTCCAGGAAAAACCTTTCGACTGGATACGTGGCTATCAGGTGGGGGGTAAATCCATTATCTGGGGTCGGGCCTGCCAGCGCTGGAGCGACTTTGAATTCACCGCCCCCAGCCGTTTCGGCTACGGCCTCGACTGGCCCATCCGCTACGCCGACGTAGCGCCCTGGTACGCGCATGTCGAGAAGTTCATTGGCGTGTGCGGACAGAAAGATGGCCTGGAAGCCATGCCCGACGGGGAATTCATGAAACCTTTCGACCTGAATTGTGTGGAAGCGCACATTCAGCAAAAACTCAAAAGCCACTACCAGGACCGGCACGTGGTACACGCCCGCTGGGCGCAACTTACCGAACCCCAGCCCGTCCACCATCAGCAGGGCCGGGCCAGCTGTCAGGCGCGGAATCTGTGCATGCGGGGCTGTCCGTACGGGGGGTATTTCAGTTCGGTTTCCTCTACCCTACCCTGGGCGCAGGCTACGGGCAACCTTACCATCCGACCCTTTTCGGTGGTCCATTCCATTATCTACGACGAGCAAAAAGGCAAGGCGGTGGGGGTACGCGTGATCGACACCAACACGCAGGAAACCATCGACTACTTCGCCCGGATTATTTTCCTGAATGCCTCCGCCCTGAATAGCAACCTGATTCTGCTCAACTCGAAGTCGTCGCGGTTTCCCGAAGGACTCGGCAACGACAATGGCCTGCTGGGCAAATACATTGCCTTTCATAACTACCGGGCCTCTGTGAGCGCCGCCATGGACGGTTTCGAGGATAAATATTATTTCGGCCGTAATCCTACCGAGCCCATTCTGGTCAATTACCGCAACCTGCACCGGCAGGATACGGATTATCTGGGCGGCTTCACCACTTTTCTGGGAGCGTACCGCACACGGGGTGCGGCCGACGGCAAGGTACCCTCCTTCGGCGCGGCGTTCAAGGAATCCCAATCTCATCCCGGCCCGTGGCGGACCTACATGTACATGCAGGGTGAAACCATTCCTAAAGCCAGCAATGAGGTACGCCTGAGCAAAACGGAAACCGATCCGTGGGGAATTCCGTTGCTGGTCACTTCGGTAGGTTACGATGAGAATGATGAAAAAATGATCAAAGACTTCCTGACGCAAAGCACCGAAATGCTGGAAAAAGCGGGAGCGCGGGACATCCGGCAGCACGACAGCCATCAGGCGCCCGGTCTCGACATCCATGAAATGGGCGGCGTACGGATGGGTCGCAATCCGAAAACCTCACTGCTGAACGAATGGAATCAGCTGCATACCGTAAAGAACGTGTTCGTGACCGACGGGGCCTGCATGACCAGTACCGGAAACCAGAGCCCCTCGATCCTGTATATGGCCCTCACCGCCCGGGCAGCTACCCACGCAGTAGCCGAGATGAAAAAAGGAAATCTGTGA
- a CDS encoding GRP family sugar transporter: MFIIENYSVAVFFCIITMLCWGSWANTQKLAASSWRFELFYWDYVIGIVLVALLFAFTLGSQGAGGRSFLADLEQASAANLGSAVLGGIIFNAANILLVAAIAIAGMSVAFPVGIGLALVIGVIVNYLDNPVGDATLLFLGVSLVVAAILLNAYAYRATSRQRQGVSTRGLLLSVIAGVLMGYFYKYVAASMYADFTLPEAGKLGPYTAVVLFSLGILLSNIVFNSLLMMRPFEGSPVHYADYFGGSGKNHLMGILGGAIWCVGMAFSIIASGKAGPAISYGLGQGATVIAALWGIYIWKEFKGVPRSTTLILNGMLLCYIVGLGLIIAAR; the protein is encoded by the coding sequence ATGTTCATCATAGAAAACTACTCCGTTGCTGTCTTCTTTTGTATTATCACCATGCTATGTTGGGGTTCGTGGGCCAACACGCAGAAGCTGGCGGCCAGTTCGTGGCGGTTCGAGCTGTTCTATTGGGATTACGTCATCGGTATCGTGCTGGTAGCGTTGCTCTTTGCTTTCACCCTGGGCAGTCAGGGCGCGGGCGGGCGCAGCTTCCTGGCTGATCTCGAACAAGCCTCGGCGGCCAACCTGGGGTCGGCGGTGCTGGGCGGAATTATTTTCAACGCGGCCAACATCCTGCTGGTGGCGGCCATTGCCATCGCGGGCATGTCGGTGGCATTTCCGGTGGGCATCGGGCTGGCGCTGGTGATTGGCGTAATCGTCAACTACCTCGACAATCCCGTCGGGGATGCGACCCTGCTGTTTTTGGGTGTAAGTTTGGTTGTGGCGGCCATCTTGCTCAATGCCTATGCCTACCGGGCTACTTCCCGGCAGCGGCAGGGGGTATCGACCCGGGGCTTGCTGCTTTCGGTGATCGCCGGGGTACTTATGGGCTATTTTTACAAATACGTGGCGGCCTCCATGTATGCCGATTTCACCCTACCCGAAGCGGGCAAACTGGGCCCGTATACGGCAGTGGTACTGTTCTCGCTGGGTATTTTGCTGAGCAATATCGTGTTCAACTCACTACTGATGATGCGGCCCTTCGAAGGTAGTCCGGTGCATTATGCCGACTATTTTGGGGGCAGCGGCAAAAACCACCTAATGGGCATTCTGGGCGGGGCGATCTGGTGCGTTGGTATGGCGTTCAGCATCATCGCTTCGGGCAAAGCCGGACCGGCCATTTCGTACGGTCTGGGTCAGGGGGCGACGGTCATTGCGGCGTTATGGGGTATCTATATCTGGAAAGAATTCAAGGGGGTACCCCGCTCCACCACACTGATTCTGAACGGCATGCTCCTGTGCTATATCGTGGGGTTGGGTCTGATCATCGCGGCCCGGTAA
- a CDS encoding glycoside hydrolase family 32 protein, translating into MYQLIAFLFLGGLLIACGSSDDESTSTEPADYRPAYHYAPAKNWVNDPNGLVYLDGEYHLFYQYNPYGDTWGHMSWGHAVSQDLKTWEELPVALKEYSNADSTETMIFSGCVVVDSLNTSGFFAPGFRKGMVAIYTSHVYKGEEGLAQHQSLAYSADKGRTWTYYGKNPVLDIGMKDFRDPNVFRYEDKWKMVVAKPHEYSVQIYESTDLKEWKLLSEFGKMGDMAKIWECPSLFKVPVEDTLPEKWVMMISSAAEDTAFTGMQYFVGDFDGKKFTPQKQKEVFRVDLGKDFYAAIPFHNLPPTQPQPIMMGWVNNWAYANKIPTEGFRGMFSLPRALSLYQQDGVYRLRQRPIFKDKLPVRTLTMKASDLAAGVIMKLDGNSYRVDLTVELAEAKDFEIKLLDNETETSLLSYEIATGKMTFDRTKSGKVAFHEKFSSVESMTVMPQNGELKLAIFVDNSVIEIYANDGMAVLTDLVYPTKSKGVVVIGEQRKVE; encoded by the coding sequence ATGTACCAACTAATCGCTTTCCTGTTCTTGGGCGGGCTCCTGATCGCCTGCGGTTCTTCCGACGATGAATCCACAAGCACTGAACCCGCCGACTACCGTCCGGCGTATCACTATGCCCCGGCCAAAAATTGGGTCAATGACCCCAACGGCCTGGTATACCTCGACGGGGAGTACCATCTGTTCTACCAATACAATCCTTATGGCGACACCTGGGGCCACATGAGCTGGGGGCACGCCGTGAGTCAGGATCTGAAAACCTGGGAAGAACTACCCGTAGCGCTGAAAGAATACTCGAACGCCGATAGTACCGAAACCATGATTTTCTCGGGCTGCGTGGTAGTGGATAGCCTCAATACGTCGGGCTTCTTCGCGCCAGGCTTCCGGAAAGGTATGGTGGCGATTTATACTTCGCACGTGTACAAGGGTGAGGAGGGCCTGGCCCAACACCAGAGCCTGGCCTACAGCGCCGACAAGGGACGTACCTGGACCTACTACGGTAAGAACCCGGTGCTGGACATCGGCATGAAGGATTTTCGTGATCCGAACGTTTTCAGGTACGAGGACAAATGGAAAATGGTAGTAGCCAAGCCGCATGAGTACAGCGTGCAAATCTACGAATCGACCGACCTGAAAGAATGGAAGCTGCTCAGTGAATTCGGTAAAATGGGCGACATGGCTAAGATCTGGGAATGCCCCTCACTTTTCAAGGTACCCGTCGAAGACACCCTTCCGGAAAAGTGGGTGATGATGATTTCGAGTGCTGCCGAAGACACCGCCTTTACAGGAATGCAGTACTTCGTAGGTGATTTTGATGGAAAAAAATTTACGCCCCAGAAACAAAAGGAGGTTTTCCGGGTGGATCTGGGTAAAGATTTTTACGCCGCTATCCCCTTCCACAACCTACCCCCCACGCAGCCGCAACCCATCATGATGGGTTGGGTTAACAACTGGGCCTATGCCAATAAAATCCCTACCGAGGGCTTCCGCGGTATGTTTTCATTGCCCCGGGCGCTTTCCCTTTATCAGCAAGATGGCGTGTACCGGCTACGGCAAAGACCCATTTTCAAAGACAAGCTTCCCGTCCGCACCCTCACCATGAAGGCTAGCGACCTGGCCGCCGGGGTCATCATGAAGCTGGATGGAAATTCCTACCGGGTGGACCTAACCGTCGAATTGGCCGAAGCTAAGGATTTTGAAATAAAACTGCTGGATAACGAAACCGAAACCAGCCTGCTATCCTACGAGATAGCCACGGGCAAGATGACCTTCGACCGGACAAAATCGGGAAAGGTGGCTTTCCACGAAAAGTTTTCCAGTGTGGAATCTATGACCGTCATGCCCCAAAATGGCGAACTGAAACTGGCCATTTTTGTGGATAATTCCGTAATAGAAATCTACGCCAATGACGGTATGGCTGTACTGACCGACCTGGTGTACCCCACCAAAAGCAAAGGCGTGGTGGTGATTGGCGAGCAGCGTAAGGTAGAGTAA
- the rbsK gene encoding ribokinase has translation MKQIIVIGSSNTDMVVKAAKLPGPGETILGGTFLMNPGGKGANQAMAAQRLGESKVIFIAKIGSDVFGQEAIDGFKRAGMDTRFVLKDGTAPSGIALISVDEQGENAIMVAPGANANLSAVEVAVALDACPEAELVLLQLEIPLDTVERSVVACAQKGIRVILNPAPARNLSDEILKHLYLITPNETEAELLTGVTVTDLDSARRAARILHDEKGVGNVIITLGAKGAFFYNTSLELLVPAPAVAAVDTTAAGDVFNGALVVALSEAMPLPDALAFACQAAALSVTRLGAQSSIPSRAEVNAALG, from the coding sequence ATGAAGCAGATTATCGTCATTGGCAGTTCCAATACAGACATGGTGGTGAAGGCCGCCAAACTGCCCGGCCCCGGCGAGACAATCCTCGGGGGTACCTTCCTGATGAATCCGGGCGGCAAGGGTGCCAACCAAGCCATGGCGGCCCAACGGCTGGGAGAGAGCAAAGTGATTTTTATTGCAAAAATAGGTAGCGATGTGTTTGGCCAGGAAGCGATTGACGGTTTCAAACGGGCGGGCATGGATACGCGCTTCGTTCTGAAAGACGGAACCGCACCATCGGGGATAGCCCTCATTAGCGTGGACGAGCAGGGTGAAAACGCCATCATGGTGGCTCCCGGGGCCAATGCCAACCTGTCGGCGGTGGAAGTGGCCGTGGCATTGGATGCCTGTCCTGAAGCAGAACTGGTGTTGCTACAACTGGAAATCCCGCTGGATACGGTGGAAAGGAGCGTAGTGGCCTGCGCCCAAAAAGGGATAAGAGTAATCTTGAACCCCGCTCCCGCCCGCAACCTGAGCGATGAAATCCTGAAACACCTGTATCTCATTACGCCCAACGAAACCGAAGCCGAACTCCTCACGGGCGTGACGGTCACCGACCTCGACTCCGCCCGACGGGCGGCCCGTATCCTGCACGACGAAAAAGGTGTCGGGAACGTCATTATCACACTCGGTGCGAAAGGTGCCTTTTTCTACAATACTTCCCTCGAATTGCTGGTTCCGGCACCGGCGGTCGCGGCGGTGGATACTACGGCGGCGGGTGATGTGTTCAATGGTGCGCTGGTGGTGGCTCTATCCGAAGCAATGCCCCTGCCCGACGCCCTCGCGTTTGCCTGCCAGGCGGCTGCCCTATCAGTAACGCGGCTGGGGGCACAGTCGTCCATCCCGTCGCGTGCGGAAGTGAATGCCGCTCTGGGGTAA
- a CDS encoding carbohydrate kinase family protein, producing MSPKNIICFGEVLWDMLPTGKMPGGAPMNVAFHLKNFGLNTALISRVGSDDLGDELIEFMQKAGLDVSLVQRGTNHLTGVVKVNMDDANEVTYKIVQPVAWDYIQLEEEAVRAVERSDGFVFGSLAARNPGTRETLHRLLEKATFKIFDVNFREPYYTQETVEYLLQQADMVKMNAHELALITAWQGTLTDERSAIQRLSERFDVPTICVTRGGSGAILWKDGAFYESRGFAVQVSDTIGSGDSFLAALIKGLLHNDPPAESLEFACATGSLVASRQGATPRITGDEIRSLMGGSRRVSQ from the coding sequence ATGAGCCCGAAAAACATAATCTGCTTCGGAGAAGTGCTGTGGGACATGCTACCTACGGGAAAAATGCCCGGCGGTGCGCCCATGAACGTGGCGTTTCACCTCAAAAACTTCGGCCTGAACACGGCCCTGATCAGCCGGGTCGGCAGCGACGACCTGGGCGACGAATTGATCGAATTCATGCAAAAGGCCGGCCTGGATGTCTCTCTGGTTCAGCGTGGCACCAACCACCTCACCGGGGTCGTGAAGGTCAATATGGACGATGCAAATGAGGTAACCTACAAAATTGTGCAGCCCGTCGCCTGGGACTATATCCAACTGGAAGAGGAAGCCGTTCGGGCCGTGGAACGGAGCGATGGCTTCGTGTTTGGCTCATTGGCTGCCCGGAATCCGGGCACACGCGAGACGCTGCACCGACTTCTGGAAAAAGCGACTTTCAAGATATTCGATGTAAATTTCCGGGAGCCTTACTATACCCAGGAAACCGTGGAGTACCTGCTTCAGCAAGCCGATATGGTAAAGATGAATGCTCATGAGCTGGCCCTAATTACTGCCTGGCAGGGTACCCTTACCGACGAGCGTTCGGCCATTCAACGCCTGTCGGAGCGTTTCGATGTACCTACCATCTGCGTGACCCGGGGCGGGAGCGGGGCGATCCTCTGGAAAGACGGCGCATTCTACGAAAGCCGGGGATTTGCCGTACAGGTGAGCGATACCATTGGCAGCGGAGATTCGTTTCTGGCCGCCTTAATCAAAGGCTTGCTTCATAACGACCCTCCGGCCGAAAGTCTGGAATTTGCCTGCGCTACGGGCTCTTTGGTAGCTTCCCGCCAGGGTGCCACGCCACGCATTACCGGGGACGAAATCCGGTCGCTGATGGGGGGCTCCCGCCGGGTGAGCCAATAG
- a CDS encoding DUF1553 domain-containing protein yields the protein MKNSLLIGSGILLTSLSTWLGINWFGHQRVDYNADVKPILNKHCMGCHGGVKKAGNVSFLFEEEMLKPGKSGKVPVVRGDADASEMIRRIQSHDPDERMPRKGVPLSKDEIATLKNWINQGATWEKHWSYRRIEKPEVPSLRSFGNLYGLLNTDEMSWVQNEIDPFVLQKMREHGLSPSPKVDKGTLIRRVSLDLTGLPPTEQEVRAFEKDNSPGAYEKVVDRLLQSPGYGERWTAMWMDLARYADTKGYESDGSRSIWRYRDYVIRSFNEDKPFDQFTIEQLAGDLLPRQKDGLPAEENLIATGFHRNTMTNNEGGTDDEEFRNAALIDRVNTTWEVWQGTTFGCIQCHSHPYDPIPHKDYYRYLAFFNNTRDEDVWDEWPKLQFYSGEDSARLERVREWTQQYNPAQVDELTRFMKIMEPKINSHQFVPGDESTFILISYYAVKGHGNARIPPVDLTGAENLLINFTTKAENAVLTFHLDSLAGPVLSRIKVPVSDTVLIAPITKTTGKHPIFLSLDSPKSPNEWVRIAWVAFQKALPGRDQPGYAERLADYATVITRPTDGMPILWEGTGDFARKTHVFERGNWLVKGAQVQPGVPELMPSMPAGFPRNRLGLARWIVDRENPLTARVIVNRFWEQLFGRGIVETVEDFGSQGSEPTHRELLDWLAVRFMEEDQWSVKKLLKRIVLSATYQQSSQSDPARQDRDPHNEWLSRGPRVRLSAEQVRDQALASVGLLSTKMYGPSVMPPQPEGIWQSPYNGDKWVTSEGENRYRRSLYTYWKRTAPYPSMITFDAPSREFCQSRRLITNTPLQALVTLNDPVYLEAAEQLALTMQQRGRTPSQQLAAGYLLLTHKAIGPQNLRVLLKTYHQALTTYRHAPAQADSLLHYGNRPTPQRAALAVAANVLLNMDQVLVKE from the coding sequence ATGAAAAACAGTCTACTCATCGGTTCTGGAATCCTGCTCACGTCACTATCGACCTGGCTGGGAATCAACTGGTTCGGGCACCAGCGGGTCGACTATAATGCTGATGTCAAGCCCATCCTGAACAAGCACTGCATGGGCTGCCATGGTGGGGTGAAGAAAGCGGGCAACGTCAGTTTTCTCTTTGAAGAAGAAATGCTGAAGCCCGGCAAATCAGGCAAGGTACCCGTCGTGCGGGGCGACGCCGACGCCAGCGAGATGATCCGACGCATTCAGAGTCACGATCCCGACGAGCGGATGCCCCGGAAGGGGGTACCTTTATCCAAAGATGAAATCGCTACGCTGAAAAACTGGATCAATCAGGGTGCCACGTGGGAGAAGCACTGGTCGTACCGCCGAATTGAAAAACCGGAGGTACCTTCGCTGCGCTCGTTCGGGAATCTGTATGGCTTGCTGAATACGGACGAGATGAGCTGGGTTCAAAATGAAATCGATCCGTTTGTTTTGCAAAAAATGCGGGAACACGGCCTCTCTCCTTCCCCAAAAGTAGACAAAGGTACCCTGATTCGCCGCGTGAGCCTGGACCTGACCGGCCTGCCGCCCACGGAGCAGGAAGTGCGGGCTTTCGAAAAAGACAATTCGCCCGGTGCCTACGAGAAAGTGGTGGATCGGCTACTCCAATCGCCCGGCTACGGTGAGCGCTGGACCGCCATGTGGATGGATTTGGCCCGCTACGCCGATACCAAAGGGTACGAAAGTGACGGCAGCCGATCGATCTGGCGCTACCGCGACTATGTCATCCGGTCTTTTAACGAGGACAAACCCTTCGACCAGTTCACGATCGAGCAACTGGCGGGCGACCTACTACCCCGGCAGAAAGACGGATTGCCCGCCGAAGAAAACCTGATCGCCACGGGCTTCCATCGCAACACCATGACCAACAACGAAGGTGGTACCGACGACGAGGAATTCCGCAACGCCGCCCTCATCGACCGCGTCAATACGACCTGGGAAGTATGGCAGGGTACCACTTTTGGCTGCATTCAGTGCCATAGCCACCCCTACGACCCCATTCCGCACAAGGACTACTATCGGTACCTGGCCTTCTTCAACAACACCCGCGACGAAGACGTATGGGACGAATGGCCCAAGCTGCAATTTTATTCGGGCGAAGATTCCGCCCGCCTGGAACGGGTGCGGGAATGGACGCAGCAATATAATCCGGCACAGGTCGATGAGCTCACGCGGTTCATGAAAATCATGGAGCCCAAAATCAATTCGCACCAGTTCGTACCCGGTGATGAATCGACCTTCATATTGATTTCCTACTACGCCGTAAAGGGCCACGGCAACGCCCGGATTCCACCAGTGGACCTGACGGGGGCTGAAAATCTGCTCATCAATTTCACCACCAAGGCCGAAAACGCGGTGCTGACTTTCCACCTCGACAGTTTAGCCGGTCCCGTACTTTCCCGAATCAAGGTACCCGTCAGTGATACCGTACTCATTGCGCCTATTACCAAAACCACGGGCAAGCACCCTATTTTTCTTTCGTTGGACAGCCCCAAATCGCCCAATGAATGGGTGCGTATTGCCTGGGTAGCTTTCCAGAAAGCCCTGCCGGGCCGCGATCAGCCGGGCTACGCCGAGCGGTTAGCCGACTACGCCACCGTAATCACCCGTCCTACCGACGGAATGCCGATCCTGTGGGAAGGTACCGGCGATTTTGCCCGGAAAACCCACGTCTTCGAGCGGGGCAACTGGCTGGTCAAGGGTGCGCAAGTGCAGCCAGGGGTACCCGAACTAATGCCATCGATGCCCGCCGGATTTCCCCGCAACCGCCTGGGACTGGCCCGTTGGATCGTCGACCGCGAAAATCCGCTGACGGCGCGCGTCATCGTCAACCGGTTTTGGGAACAACTGTTCGGGCGGGGCATTGTGGAGACCGTCGAAGACTTTGGCTCACAAGGTAGCGAACCTACCCACCGCGAACTGCTCGACTGGCTGGCGGTGCGTTTTATGGAAGAAGATCAGTGGAGCGTCAAAAAACTCCTGAAAAGGATCGTCCTATCGGCCACCTACCAGCAAAGCTCCCAGTCCGATCCGGCCAGGCAGGACCGGGATCCGCATAACGAATGGCTATCCCGGGGACCGCGGGTGCGGCTGAGCGCCGAGCAGGTACGGGATCAGGCGCTAGCCAGTGTAGGCCTGCTTTCCACCAAAATGTACGGTCCCAGTGTAATGCCGCCGCAGCCCGAAGGCATTTGGCAGTCGCCCTACAACGGGGACAAGTGGGTCACGAGCGAAGGCGAAAACCGCTATCGCCGTAGCCTTTACACGTACTGGAAACGAACGGCCCCCTACCCCTCCATGATTACGTTCGATGCCCCGAGCCGGGAGTTCTGCCAGTCGCGCCGATTGATTACCAATACGCCCCTGCAAGCGTTGGTCACGCTCAATGATCCGGTGTATCTGGAAGCGGCTGAACAGCTGGCCTTGACCATGCAGCAGCGGGGCCGCACGCCTAGCCAACAACTGGCCGCAGGGTACCTCCTTCTCACCCACAAAGCCATAGGTCCGCAAAATCTGCGGGTACTTTTGAAAACTTATCACCAAGCCTTGACTACCTACCGGCACGCCCCGGCTCAGGCCGATAGCCTGCTTCACTACGGCAACCGCCCCACCCCCCAACGCGCCGCCCTGGCAGTGGCTGCCAACGTGCTGCTGAATATGGATCAGGTGCTGGTGAAGGAGTGA